A portion of the Marinobacter alexandrii genome contains these proteins:
- a CDS encoding L-threonylcarbamoyladenylate synthase, with the protein MTAEFIKLYKENPERRKIEEITRILKNGGVIIYPTDTVYGLGCDIFNQKAIERIRQIKGIKNKHLNLSFICYDLSHISEYTKHLDTPTFKLMKKTLPGAFTFILESSSKVPKILNVKKKTVGIRVPDNNIPREIVKELGNPIITTSIHDDEIHDHATDPELIYDQFRNLVDVVIDGGFGQVHPSTVIDCTGSEPKIIRKGIGDVNLIS; encoded by the coding sequence ATGACAGCAGAATTTATCAAGCTTTACAAGGAAAATCCAGAAAGAAGAAAAATCGAAGAGATCACTAGAATTCTGAAGAATGGCGGTGTGATTATTTATCCCACGGATACGGTTTATGGTTTGGGTTGTGATATTTTTAATCAGAAAGCTATTGAGCGGATTAGACAGATCAAAGGGATTAAGAACAAGCATCTCAATCTTTCATTCATTTGCTATGACCTAAGTCATATCTCTGAATACACAAAGCATTTGGATACCCCCACATTTAAATTGATGAAAAAAACTCTACCTGGTGCATTCACCTTTATTTTGGAATCTTCCTCTAAGGTTCCTAAAATTCTAAACGTGAAAAAGAAAACCGTAGGTATTAGAGTTCCTGACAATAATATTCCAAGAGAGATTGTGAAAGAATTAGGGAATCCCATTATTACTACATCCATTCATGATGACGAAATACATGATCATGCTACAGATCCTGAGCTAATATATGATCAATTTCGAAATTTGGTTGATGTCGTTATTGATGGTGGATTTGGTCAGGTGCACCCGAGTACAGTTATAGATTGCACTGGGAGCGAACCAAAAATTATTCGAAAGGGAATAGGTGATGTTAATTTGATTTCATGA
- a CDS encoding NTP transferase domain-containing protein, whose product MNLVILAAGKNTRLDTGIPKSLVTLNGETLMARHIRIFKKYGVEKFCIISGYGAEKLEAALPELKNSHDADITILHNERFDLENGFSVFRSKEWVENNGMTDFFLTMGDHIFDPEFVGEFIRKSSKLETTLQLAVDMPGETNQHIDIDDVTKVQVDDQDFIESIGKTIPIYNRYDTGLFRLKANVFDVFHKSFDKEEYTISESVSKLMSERQAKSVLVEGFTWNDVDNPDDLQSTIDLMNQSKL is encoded by the coding sequence TTGAATCTCGTAATACTTGCTGCAGGTAAAAATACCCGATTAGATACCGGCATTCCAAAAAGTCTCGTCACTTTAAATGGTGAAACTTTGATGGCACGCCACATAAGGATTTTTAAAAAGTATGGAGTGGAAAAGTTCTGTATCATCAGCGGCTATGGTGCTGAGAAGTTAGAAGCTGCTCTACCCGAATTGAAAAACTCTCATGATGCAGATATAACTATACTTCATAACGAGAGGTTTGATTTAGAAAATGGATTTTCTGTTTTTCGTTCCAAGGAATGGGTTGAGAACAATGGCATGACTGACTTTTTTCTGACTATGGGGGATCATATTTTCGATCCCGAATTCGTTGGCGAATTCATCAGAAAGTCGTCAAAACTTGAGACTACCTTGCAGTTAGCTGTTGATATGCCTGGAGAGACCAATCAGCATATAGATATTGATGATGTCACAAAAGTTCAGGTCGACGATCAGGATTTTATCGAATCAATTGGGAAGACGATCCCTATATATAACAGATATGATACGGGACTATTTAGATTAAAAGCTAACGTGTTTGATGTGTTCCACAAATCTTTTGATAAGGAGGAGTACACAATTTCAGAGTCGGTCTCTAAACTTATGAGTGAAAGGCAGGCAAAGTCAGTCTTGGTAGAAGGGTTCACCTGGAATGATGTTGACAATCCAGATGACCTTCAAAGTACCATCGATTTAATGAATCAATCTAAACTATGA
- a CDS encoding inositol-3-phosphate synthase — protein sequence MSENTTIQKPNGKLGILTPGMGAVSTTFMAGVLSIRKGLSDPIGSLTQMGTIRLGKRTENRNPLIKDFIPLASLDDIALGGWDLFEDNAYEAAMHAKVLDKDLLNDLKDELEQIKPMKAVFDKNYVKRLEGSHVKTGANKMELAEAVMEDIRQFKKENNCERIVMVWCGSTEIYIEEGEVHSSIEKLEEGLRNNHPDIAPSMIYAYAAVKMGIPYANGAPNLSCDVDAMVELAKQTGAPIAGKDFKTGQTLMKTILAPGLKARSLGIDGWFSTNILGNRDGEVLDDPDNFKTKEVSKLGVLEEVLEPELHPKLYGNLYHKVRINYYPPRGDDKEGWDNIDIKGWLGYKMQIKVDFLCKDSILAAPLVLDLALFLDLASRANMKGGIQEWLSFYLKSPQALKGLKPQHDIFVQLMKLKNTLRHLAGEDLITNLGLDYYD from the coding sequence ATGTCAGAAAATACAACTATCCAAAAGCCAAATGGCAAACTAGGAATTCTAACTCCGGGAATGGGAGCTGTTTCTACCACATTCATGGCGGGTGTGTTAAGCATAAGAAAAGGGCTTTCTGATCCTATTGGATCGCTTACTCAAATGGGAACAATTCGCCTAGGTAAACGAACTGAAAATAGAAATCCGCTGATTAAGGATTTTATTCCATTGGCATCATTGGATGATATAGCATTAGGCGGATGGGATCTTTTTGAAGATAACGCGTACGAAGCAGCTATGCATGCAAAGGTTCTTGACAAAGATCTTTTAAATGATTTGAAAGATGAGCTCGAGCAAATAAAGCCTATGAAGGCCGTGTTTGATAAAAATTACGTGAAGCGACTTGAAGGCAGTCATGTGAAAACTGGGGCCAATAAGATGGAACTGGCTGAAGCTGTCATGGAAGATATCCGTCAGTTCAAGAAAGAAAATAATTGTGAACGCATTGTTATGGTATGGTGCGGTTCCACAGAAATATACATTGAAGAGGGAGAGGTGCATTCATCTATTGAAAAGTTAGAAGAAGGCCTAAGAAATAATCATCCTGACATTGCGCCAAGTATGATTTATGCGTATGCTGCAGTTAAGATGGGAATTCCTTATGCGAATGGGGCTCCAAACTTGTCTTGTGATGTAGATGCCATGGTAGAACTAGCCAAGCAAACAGGTGCTCCAATAGCGGGTAAAGACTTCAAAACTGGTCAAACACTCATGAAGACCATTCTTGCTCCTGGTCTTAAAGCCAGATCTCTTGGCATAGATGGATGGTTTTCAACAAATATTCTTGGAAATAGAGACGGAGAAGTACTTGATGACCCTGATAATTTTAAAACCAAAGAGGTTTCCAAACTAGGTGTTCTAGAAGAAGTTCTAGAACCAGAATTGCATCCAAAACTTTATGGTAATTTATATCATAAAGTAAGAATCAACTACTATCCTCCTAGAGGAGACGACAAAGAGGGATGGGACAATATTGACATTAAAGGATGGCTAGGATACAAAATGCAAATTAAGGTTGACTTTCTATGTAAAGACTCCATTCTAGCAGCCCCATTGGTTCTGGATTTAGCGCTCTTTCTTGATCTTGCGAGTCGTGCAAACATGAAGGGGGGAATTCAAGAATGGCTATCGTTCTATTTGAAATCTCCTCAGGCATTGAAAGGCTTAAAACCGCAGCATGACATTTTTGTTCAGTTGATGAAACTCAAGAATACATTGAGACATCTTGCTGGTGAAGATTTGATTACGAATCTAGGACTTGATTATTACGATTGA
- a CDS encoding WbqC family protein: MSILVIEPHYLGNIEYFTLLNQYDQVTLEVQDSFPKQTYRNRSYFLTSNKVQPVIVPVSYSNGMPTKEVKIDYSQRWVKDHWGAFYSAYGKAPFFEYFSEEFRKIWEKNFDYLVDLSFEFLQMSIKLLQIKVDVKLTANYEDSHDLDFRDTINPKKPFSDRKIYDSITYRQLFGNTFVPNLSITDLIMCEGPNAAQILKNSARRK; this comes from the coding sequence ATGAGTATATTAGTCATCGAGCCACACTACTTAGGTAATATCGAATATTTTACCCTCTTGAATCAGTATGATCAGGTTACGCTTGAAGTTCAAGATTCATTCCCTAAGCAGACTTATCGAAATAGATCTTACTTTCTCACGTCAAATAAAGTGCAGCCTGTAATTGTTCCTGTAAGTTATTCAAATGGTATGCCGACAAAAGAAGTAAAGATTGATTACTCACAGAGATGGGTTAAAGATCATTGGGGTGCTTTCTATTCAGCTTACGGCAAAGCTCCTTTTTTCGAATACTTTTCAGAGGAGTTTCGGAAGATTTGGGAGAAGAATTTCGACTATTTGGTAGATCTTAGTTTTGAATTTCTTCAAATGTCAATCAAACTCTTACAAATCAAAGTAGATGTCAAATTGACAGCTAACTATGAAGATTCTCATGATCTTGACTTCAGAGATACCATAAATCCCAAGAAACCTTTCTCTGATCGAAAAATCTATGATTCAATTACCTACAGACAACTTTTTGGTAATACATTTGTTCCAAATCTGAGTATTACCGATTTGATCATGTGCGAAGGCCCAAACGCGGCACAAATTTTGAAGAACTCCGCTAGAAGAAAGTGA
- a CDS encoding aminotransferase class I/II-fold pyridoxal phosphate-dependent enzyme: MGNFLRERFSSFKLAEDAKKNGYYAFFRTFQSKQETEVKVNGKDVLMFGSNSYLGLTTHPKVIEAAENAVRKYGSSCSGSRFLNGTTDMHEELESNLAKFLNKEEALVFSTGFQVNLGVLPTIAKQGDALLLDRLNHASLYEGAKLSDASTVVFRHNDMAALEKKLSQLQDANHRIIAVDGIFSMEGNIAKLPEIVELSKKYNASVMSDCAHAIGVLGDHGRGTPDHFGLTDEIELIGGTFSKSLASLGGFIAGDKETIQYIRHVARSLIFSASMTPASTAATIVALEIMQSDDSRRLKLWENTNYSLKRLKELGFDTGHAETPIIPIYIRDNEKAYKMTMRLFEEGVFVNPVVAPAVAPTDTLIRFSLMATHTIEQIDIAIDKILKVANELDVKRQIEVA; the protein is encoded by the coding sequence ATGGGGAATTTTTTGAGAGAACGTTTTTCGAGTTTCAAGCTCGCGGAAGATGCAAAAAAGAATGGATATTATGCATTTTTCCGTACGTTCCAGTCTAAACAAGAAACTGAGGTAAAGGTCAATGGAAAGGATGTTTTGATGTTCGGCTCTAATAGTTATTTGGGGCTTACGACTCATCCAAAGGTGATTGAGGCCGCAGAAAACGCAGTTCGGAAATATGGTTCTAGCTGTTCAGGTTCAAGATTTTTGAATGGAACTACTGATATGCATGAAGAACTGGAAAGTAATCTTGCAAAATTCCTTAATAAAGAAGAAGCTCTTGTTTTTAGTACTGGATTCCAAGTCAATCTTGGAGTACTGCCCACCATTGCAAAACAAGGCGATGCTCTTTTGTTGGACAGATTAAATCATGCTTCTTTATATGAAGGAGCTAAATTAAGTGATGCTTCTACGGTTGTGTTTAGGCACAATGACATGGCAGCTCTTGAAAAAAAATTATCTCAACTTCAGGATGCAAACCACCGGATAATCGCTGTTGATGGTATCTTCAGCATGGAAGGTAACATCGCCAAGCTTCCAGAAATTGTAGAACTCTCAAAAAAATACAATGCATCTGTGATGAGTGATTGTGCTCATGCAATCGGAGTTCTTGGAGATCATGGACGAGGAACACCCGATCACTTTGGACTGACAGATGAAATAGAATTGATTGGAGGAACATTTAGTAAATCTCTTGCCTCTCTGGGTGGATTTATAGCTGGGGATAAAGAAACTATACAATACATTAGACATGTAGCCCGTTCGCTCATCTTTAGTGCAAGTATGACTCCCGCATCTACTGCTGCTACAATAGTTGCTTTAGAAATAATGCAATCAGATGACTCAAGAAGATTGAAGTTATGGGAGAATACAAATTACTCTCTTAAAAGATTAAAAGAACTAGGTTTTGACACTGGACATGCAGAGACTCCAATTATCCCTATCTACATTCGAGATAATGAGAAAGCATACAAAATGACTATGCGTTTGTTTGAAGAAGGGGTATTTGTAAATCCAGTCGTGGCACCTGCAGTGGCACCTACAGACACATTGATTCGATTTTCATTGATGGCAACTCACACTATTGAGCAAATCGATATTGCTATAGACAAAATTCTTAAGGTGGCAAATGAATTGGATGTGAAACGTCAAATCGAAGTAGCTTAA
- a CDS encoding ATP-dependent Clp protease ATP-binding subunit — translation MSKEAKFSNRVKEVISLSREEALRLGHDYIGTEHLLLGMIREGEGVAVSVMKKLGLSMKELRSAIEQATKGTATSNVKNLANIPLTRQSEKVLKITYLEAKIFKSALIGTEHLLLSILRDEDNLATQILEKFEVNYDLVKEMLEYQTENPMASADTDDPNDDGDELYSSSPRGGGRSSTGKEKGAEKSRTPVLDNFGRDLTKLAEEDKLDPIIGREKEIERVAQILSRRKKNNPILIGEPGVGKTAIAEGLALRIVQKKVSRILFGKRVVTLDLASLVAGTKYRGQFEERMKAVMNEIEKSPEVILFIDELHTIVGAGGASGSLDASNMFKPALARGEIQCIGATTLDEYRQYIEKDGALARRFQMVMVDATSPEETHQILENIKDKYESHHHVNYSPEALKACVVLSDRYISDRFLPDKAIDVMDEAGARVHINNINVPKIITELEDQIEDVKKEKNKVVKSQKYEEAAQLRDKEKKLIAQLDDEKTRWEEETKTKRYEVSEDNVADVIAMMTGIPTKRIAENESAKLLMMGKDLEGRVIGQSEAIKKLSKAIQRTRVGLKDPKKPIGSFVFLGPTGVGKTEMAKVLSTFLFDKDDSLIRIDMSEYMEKFSVSRLVGAPPGYVGYEEGGQLTEKVRRKPYSVVLLDEIEKAHPDVFNILLQVLDDGVLTDGLGRKVDFRNTIIIMTSNIGVRDLKDFGAGIGFATQSRKDSMDEIMKSTIQNALKKTFSPEFLNRLDDVIIFNSLEKEDIFKIIDITLGKLFSRITDLGYSVDLTKKAKEFLSDKGYDPQYGARPLARAIQKHLEDPVAEEILKGEIQEGDTLVADWDGKKEELTIKLKKKKASKTSDKKED, via the coding sequence ATGTCAAAAGAGGCGAAATTTTCAAATAGAGTCAAAGAAGTTATCTCATTGAGTAGAGAAGAAGCTCTGCGATTGGGGCATGACTACATTGGCACAGAACACCTTTTACTGGGTATGATCAGAGAAGGCGAAGGGGTAGCAGTAAGCGTCATGAAGAAGCTAGGGCTATCCATGAAGGAACTTAGGTCTGCAATCGAACAAGCAACTAAAGGGACAGCAACAAGTAACGTAAAAAACTTAGCTAATATTCCACTTACAAGACAGTCTGAAAAAGTATTGAAGATTACGTATTTGGAGGCCAAAATTTTTAAAAGTGCATTGATTGGCACTGAGCATTTGCTGCTATCAATCTTACGAGATGAAGATAATCTAGCAACTCAAATACTGGAAAAATTTGAAGTTAACTACGATTTAGTAAAGGAGATGCTGGAATATCAGACAGAAAATCCAATGGCATCTGCTGATACAGATGATCCAAACGATGATGGAGATGAGCTTTACTCAAGTTCACCGAGAGGGGGAGGAAGATCTTCAACAGGCAAGGAAAAAGGCGCAGAGAAGTCAAGAACACCAGTGCTGGATAATTTTGGTAGAGACCTGACAAAATTAGCTGAAGAGGATAAACTTGATCCAATCATTGGGCGAGAAAAAGAAATAGAGCGGGTGGCTCAGATATTGAGTCGAAGAAAAAAGAATAACCCAATACTTATTGGGGAGCCTGGTGTAGGTAAAACAGCCATTGCGGAGGGGTTAGCTCTAAGAATAGTTCAGAAAAAAGTTTCTAGAATCCTGTTTGGAAAAAGGGTTGTAACCCTCGATTTAGCTTCTTTGGTTGCTGGAACCAAATATCGTGGACAGTTTGAGGAGCGAATGAAAGCTGTCATGAATGAGATTGAAAAATCTCCTGAAGTAATCTTATTTATAGATGAACTCCACACCATCGTGGGGGCTGGTGGAGCATCAGGGTCACTAGATGCCAGTAACATGTTTAAGCCGGCATTGGCTCGTGGAGAAATTCAATGTATTGGAGCAACAACGTTAGACGAGTATCGACAATATATTGAGAAAGATGGCGCTCTAGCGAGAAGATTTCAGATGGTGATGGTAGATGCTACTTCTCCAGAAGAGACGCATCAGATTCTAGAGAATATCAAAGATAAATATGAGAGTCATCATCACGTGAATTATTCTCCAGAAGCTCTTAAAGCTTGTGTTGTCCTCTCGGATAGATACATTTCTGATCGGTTTCTTCCAGATAAGGCAATAGACGTGATGGATGAAGCTGGGGCCAGAGTTCATATCAATAATATCAATGTGCCTAAGATTATAACTGAGCTTGAGGATCAGATTGAAGATGTGAAGAAAGAAAAGAACAAGGTTGTTAAGAGTCAAAAGTATGAGGAAGCTGCTCAGCTGAGAGATAAAGAGAAAAAACTTATTGCTCAACTTGATGATGAAAAAACTAGATGGGAAGAGGAGACTAAAACGAAGCGATACGAGGTAAGTGAGGATAATGTAGCTGATGTGATTGCTATGATGACTGGTATTCCTACCAAGCGAATCGCAGAGAATGAGAGTGCGAAACTCTTAATGATGGGCAAGGACTTGGAAGGAAGAGTAATTGGTCAAAGTGAAGCGATCAAGAAGTTGTCTAAGGCGATTCAACGAACTAGAGTTGGACTAAAAGATCCGAAGAAACCAATAGGATCTTTTGTATTTCTGGGTCCTACTGGAGTAGGTAAGACGGAGATGGCTAAGGTTCTTTCCACTTTTCTTTTCGATAAAGACGATTCTCTCATAAGAATAGATATGAGTGAGTACATGGAAAAATTCTCTGTATCCAGACTTGTTGGAGCGCCCCCAGGATATGTAGGTTATGAAGAGGGTGGGCAGCTTACTGAGAAAGTAAGAAGAAAGCCTTATAGCGTCGTGCTCTTGGATGAAATTGAGAAGGCTCACCCAGATGTATTTAACATACTCTTGCAGGTACTGGATGACGGAGTTCTTACAGACGGTCTTGGAAGAAAAGTAGATTTTCGAAATACGATCATCATTATGACTTCCAATATTGGTGTCAGAGATTTGAAGGATTTTGGAGCAGGAATCGGTTTTGCTACTCAAAGTAGAAAAGATTCAATGGATGAAATCATGAAATCAACCATTCAGAATGCTTTGAAGAAGACTTTTAGCCCGGAGTTTTTGAATCGATTGGATGATGTAATCATTTTTAACTCACTAGAGAAAGAAGATATCTTCAAAATTATCGACATCACGTTAGGGAAGCTTTTCTCACGTATTACAGATCTAGGATACTCAGTAGACTTAACTAAGAAAGCTAAGGAGTTCTTGTCGGACAAAGGCTATGATCCACAGTATGGGGCTAGACCACTCGCAAGAGCCATTCAGAAGCACTTGGAGGATCCTGTTGCTGAAGAAATTCTAAAAGGAGAAATTCAAGAAGGAGATACACTTGTTGCAGACTGGGATGGTAAAAAAGAAGAGCTTACGATCAAGCTTAAAAAGAAAAAAGCAAGTAAGACTTCAGATAAGAAAGAAGATTAA